From Saccharomyces kudriavzevii IFO 1802 strain IFO1802 genome assembly, chromosome: 13, a single genomic window includes:
- the ARR2 gene encoding Arr2p (similar to Saccharomyces cerevisiae ARR2 (YPR200C)) gives MVSFITSRKLKGLIENQRKNFQVVDLRREDFARDHIINAWHVPVTTQITEKQLRHLIEGLLDSFSDSEFVKVIFHCTGSKNRGPKVAVKFETYLQEQGITTKFESCILIGGFYAWETFSRDINLELIASG, from the coding sequence ATGGTGAGTTTCATAACCTCTAGGAAACTCAAAGGCCTAATTGAAAATCAGAGGAAGAATTTCCAAGTTGTTGATCTTCGGAGAGAAGATTTTGCACGTGATCATATTATAAACGCTTGGCATGTTCCAGTAACAACACAGATTACAGAGAAGCAACTGAGACATTTAATTGAAGGCCTATTGGATAGTTTCTCGGATTCTGAATTCGTTAAAGTGATATTTCATTGTACTGGGTCCAAGAATAGGGGACCAAAAGTAGCTGTTAAGTTCGAAACCTACTTACAAGAACAAGGCATTACAACTAAGTTTGAGAGTTGTATCCTCATTGGAGGTTTCTACGCTTGGGAGACTTTCTCTAGAGATATTAATCTTGAATTGATTGCTAGTGGTTGA
- the ARR1 gene encoding Arr1p (similar to Saccharomyces cerevisiae ARR1 (YPR199C)): MSKPRGRKGGRKPSFTPPKDKRTAQLRASQNAFRKRKLERLEELEKKEAQLKVRNDQIHVLKKENELLNVMLGSLLTERNMSSNERNISKTCCEKNPSPNNILDGSVILSTTYNSLEIQKCYVFFKQLLSICGGKSCTVPSPWDSSDRSFYPIDCLNLSADVLDQSFLDDPISEVHTFDDFNGKLDNIFSKPSTTQIGKPNNFFTEEVDAMETAAASTVITPGFHSGQRYTTDSFESDVLLSAMDIWHFIKVHSRVNTFDLENLGTELKKTAICSNFDILISLKHFVRVFSSKL; encoded by the coding sequence ATGTCAAAGCCGCGGGGAAGAAAAGGTGGCAGGAAGCCTTCATTTACTCCGCCTAAGGATAAGAGAACTGCACAACTTAGAGCATCCCAAAATGCATTTAGAAAGCGAAAGTTGGAAAGATTAGAAGAActagagaagaaagaagctCAACTAAAAGTAAGAAATGATCAAATTCACGTAttaaagaaggaaaatgaacttCTCAATGTTATGTTGGGGAGTCTTTTGACTGAGCGAAATATGTCTTCTAATGAACGGAACATTAGTAAGACCTgttgtgaaaaaaatccgTCCCCAAATAACATTCTAGATGGTAGTGTGATTCTCTCTACCACATATAATTCTCTTGAAATACAGAAATGTTACGTATTTTTCAAGCAACTGCTCTCGATTTGTGGTGGAAAGAGTTGTACAGTCCCTTCACCTTGGGATTCCTCGGATCGGTCCTTCTACCCCATAGATTGTTTGAATCTCTCAGCTGATGTACTAGACCAATCTTTTCTAGATGATCCAATAAGTGAGGTTCATACTTTTGATGACTTCAATGGGAAACTTGATAATATCTTCTCAAAGCCTAGTACAACTCAAATAGGGAAGCCAAATAACTTTTTCACTGAAGAGGTTGATGCAATGGAAACAGCAGCGGCGAGCACGGTGATTACGCCAGGTTTCCATTCAGGGCAGCGCTATACAACGGATAGTTTTGAATCGGACGTTCTATTAAGTGCGATGGATATTTGGCATTTTATAAAAGTACATTCAAGGGTTAACACGTttgatcttgaaaatttgggTACAGAACTTAAGAAAACCGCTATCTGTTCtaattttgatattttaaTTAGCCTCAAGCATTTCGTTAGGGTTTTTTCGTCCAAATTATAG
- the SKDI13G0070 gene encoding uncharacterized protein (similar to Saccharomyces cerevisiae YHL044W), which yields MIAEPLMTTPKLGAEALGELSQTENIILPKDVNPDHFLYSSKKHILVFFFLLIHIMVVIILGCLICTHHANTFIVILMIISFFTLPLSLVVLTYFLGEDYILDLLDDDGKMNLLVEVIHHKPNADKRTWDLIAHNMNQFAYDHGKYCDKSLFYDGDCCYRVFRSLAIVPYGNNLDRNNEIVDHEVRSTHGTANTNERCPEMNFELRTYILKALAVYRESVDSYWANKYPELAV from the coding sequence ATGATTGCGGAGCCGTTAATGACCACCCCAAAGCTAGGAGCTGAAGCGCTCGGAGAGCTCTCCCAAACTGAAAACATCattcttccaaaagatGTTAATCCCGATCACTTCCTCtattcttccaaaaagcACATtctagtattttttttcctattaATTCATATTATGGTGGTGATCATTTTAGGCTGCTTAATATGTACTCATCACGCGAATACTTTCATCGTTATTTTGATGATCATATCATTCTTCACTTTGCCTCTTTCTCTGGTTGTTCTCACATACTTTCTTGGAGAAGATTACATACTGGACCttcttgatgatgatggcaaaatgaatttgttgGTAGAAGTCATTCATCATAAGCCCAACGCGGACAAACGCACATGGGACCTTATTGCACATAATATGAACCAATTTGCATACGATCATGGTAAATATTGCGATAAGTCACTTTTCTATGATGGTGATTGTTGTTATAGAGTCTTCAGATCATTAGCAATTGTGCCATACGGAAATAACTTAGACagaaataatgaaattgtAGATCATGAAGTAAGAAGTACTCACGGCACTGCAAATACCAATGAAAGGTGTCCTGAGATGAATTTCGAATTACGAACTTATATTCTGAAAGCATTGGCAGTTTACAGGGAATCCGTTGATAGTTATTGGGCAAATAAATATCCAGAACTCGCAGTTTGA
- the SKDI13G0080 gene encoding uncharacterized protein (similar to Saccharomyces cerevisiae YML131W; ancestral locus Anc_8.0): protein MVLAKQWVLKNLPIPGEPFNFDFTDPECTFELIEKELCSNQLKDGELLLETHYLSNDPAQKFWISSRDKNYAKGVQPGDIIPARGIGKVLASKNKEYSPGDYVSAKTCWTTHVIVPQSSVKELRKVDKDKVGKLWWYLSVLGGTSLTAYFIFFHYAQLQEREEDYGKVYLISGAAGAVGNICIQLALNVFRASKVIAIAGGPKKVEFVETFGENVVGVDYKDPEFKKKLIQAAGGENTVDYFIDNVGGDILEAGVVLLKQKAMLIACGAISAYNDPSKFMFKSYGYVLTKRLVIKGVLVTDHTDEFPKALERLSVFLTHGQISVLNSATLKDAVGDNFKNVPLIWKGLFNGINIGKLITEVKKDE, encoded by the coding sequence ATGGTATTGGCTAAGCAATGGGTTTTAAAGAATCTTCCAATTCCTGGTGAACCAttcaattttgattttaccGATCCTGAATGCACTTTCGAacttattgaaaaagaactcTGTTCAAACCAATTAAAGGACGGTGAACTACTGCTGGAAACACATTATTTGTCCAATGATCCTGCTCAGAAATTCTGGATTTCATCGCGGGACAAAAACTATGCGAAAGGTGTTCAACCTGGTGATATTATTCCCGCAAGAGGGATCGGTAAAGTCTTGGCTTCTAAAAACAAGGAGTACTCTCCTGGTGATTATGTCTCTGCAAAGACCTGTTGGACTACGCATGTCATAGTTCCACAATCAAGCGTTAAAGAATTAAGAAAAGTTGATAAAGACAAAGTGGGGAAGTTGTGGTGGTATTTATCCGTCTTAGGTGGTACTTCGCTAACAGCTtatttcatattcttccaCTATGCTCAACTgcaagaaagagaagaggaTTATGGCAAAGTTTACCTAATCTCTGGTGCGGCCGGTGCTGTTGGTAACATTTGCATTCAGCTGGCTTTGAATGTGTTCAGGGCATCAAAGGTCATTGCTATTGCTGGTGGACCAAAAAAAGTcgaatttgttgaaaccTTCGGTGAAAATGTGGTCGGTGTTGATTATAAAGACccagaattcaaaaagaagcTTATCCAAGCTGCTGGCGGTGAAAATACTGTGGATTATTTTATCGACAACGTCGGTGGTGATATCTTGGAAGCTGGTGTTGTATTATTGAAGCAAAAGGCTATGTTGATAGCATGTGGTGCCATTAGTGCCTACAACGATCCATCAAAATTTATGTTCAAAAGCTATGGATACGTTCTAACCAAAAGGTTGGTAATCAAAGGTGTATTGGTTACAGACCATACTGATGAATTCCCAAAAGCATTGGAAAGATTGAGTGTTTTCCTAACGCACGGCCAAATTAGTGTATTGAATTCTGCCACCCTTAAAGATGCTGTGGGTGATAATTTCAAGAATGTTCCTTTGATTTGGAAGGGTCTATTCAACGGTATTAATATTGGTAAGCTTATCACCGAAGTCAAGAAGGATGAATGA
- the ERO1 gene encoding ER oxidoreductin (similar to Saccharomyces cerevisiae ERO1 (YML130C); ancestral locus Anc_8.877) — protein sequence MRFGTAIATLCLTAFTSATTNTSYISNDQALNAFNDTHFCKLDRNDNVSPSCNVTFNELNAINKNIRDDLSGLLKSDFFKYFRLDLYKQCSFWDANDGLCLNRACSVDVVEDWDKLPEYWQPEILGSFNNNTMKEADDNDDECKFLDQLCQTGKKPVNIEDTINYCDINDFNGKDAVLIDLAANPERFTGYGGKQAGQIWSTIYQDNCFTIGETGESLAKDAFYRLVSGFHASIGTHLSKEYLNTKTGKWEPNLDLFMARIGNFPDRVTNMYFNYAVVAKALWKIQPYLPEFSFCDLVNKEIKNKMDNVISQLDTNIFNEDLVFANDLSLTLKDEFRSRFKNVTKIMDCVQCDRCRLWGKIQTTGYATALKILFEINDADEFTKQDIVGKLTKYELIALLQTFGRLSESIESVNMFEKMYGKRLNGTENRLSSFFQNNFFSILKKAGKSIRYTIENINNTKQEKEENDSSQAHAFDDLKVPQPKSVSKPAAGVENKWKKGWNTEINNVLEAFNFIYRSYMDLPRNIWRLTMTNAYKFWNKFIGVADYVSEEMQEPISYKLDIK from the coding sequence ATGAGATTCGGAACCGCTATTGCCACACTGTGCCTAACGGCTTTTACATCTGCAACTACAAACACAAGCTATATCAGCAATGATCAAGCACTAAATGCGTTTAATGACACTCACTTTTGTAAACTAGATAGAAACGATAATGTTAGCCCCAGTTGTAATGTGACTTTCAATGAGCTGAACGccataaacaaaaatattagaGATGATCTATCGGGACTACTAAAGTCcgacttcttcaaatacttCCGACTAGATCTGTACAAGCAATGTTCCTTTTGGGACGCCAACGATGGGCTGTGCCTAAATCGCGCTTGTTCCGTTGACGTGGTAGAGGACTGGGACAAACTGCCTGAGTACTGGCAACCCGAGATCTTGGGTAGCTTCAATAACAACACAATGAAGGAAGCAGATGATAACGACGATGAATGTAAATTTCTCGATCAGCTATGCCAAACTGGGAAAAAACCTGTAAATATCGAGGATACCATTAATTATTGTGATATAAATGATTTCAATGGGAAAGATGCCGTTTTGATTGATTTGGCAGCGAATCCAGAACGATTCACAGGTTATGGTGGCAAACAAGCTGGCCAAATTTGGTCCACTATCTACCAAGATAACTGTTTCACGATTGGTGAAACTGGTGAGTCGCTAGCGAAAGATGCATTTTATAGGCTTGTATCTGGATTCCACGCCTCTATTGGTACCCatttatcaaaagaatatctAAACACAAAAACTGGTAAGTGGGAGCCAAATTTGGATCTGTTTATGGCAAGAATCGGGAATTTCCCCGACAGAGTGACGAACATGTATTTCAATTATGCCGTCGTGGCCAAAGctctttggaaaattcaGCCCTACTTACCagaattttcattctgTGATTTGGtcaataaagaaatcaagaacAAGATGGATAACGTTATTTCTCAACTAGAcacaaatattttcaacGAAGATTTGGTTTTTGCGAACGACCTAAGTTTGACTCTAAAGGACGAATTCAGATCCCGTTTCAAGAATGTCACAAAGATTATGGATTGTGTGCAGTGCGACAGGTGTAGACTGTGGGGGAAAATTCAAACCACCGGTTACGCCACTGCTTTGAAAATCCTATTTGAAATCAATGATGCTGATGAATTCACCAAACAAGATATTGTTGGTAAACTAACCAAATATGAGTTGATTGCTCTGTTACAGACTTTTGGTAGATTATCAGAATCCATTGAATCTGTCAACatgtttgaaaaaatgtacGGAAAAAGATTGAACGGGACCGAAAACAGATTaagttctttctttcagaACAACTTTTTCagcattttgaaaaaggctGGCAAATCCATTCGTTATACCATAGAAAACATCAACAATActaaacaagaaaaggaagaaaatgacagTTCACAGGCACATGCTTTTGACGATTTGAAGGTACCTCAACCAAAAAGCGTTTCAAAGCCTGCCGCTGGTgtagaaaataaatggAAAAAGGGCTGGAATACTGAGATTAACAATGTTTTGGAAGCAttcaattttatttatagAAGCTACATGGATTTGCCTAGGAACATATGGAGACTAACTATGACGAACGCTTACAAATTCTGGAATAAATTCATTGGTGTTGCCGATTATGTTAGCGAAGAAATGCAAGAGCCAATTTCTTATAAGCTCGacataaaataa
- the COX14 gene encoding Cox14p (similar to Saccharomyces cerevisiae COX14 (YML129C); ancestral locus Anc_8.868) codes for MSRYAWYTRVTDTLHRLTVLTLVGGTLYMSGGLAYTLYMNGKKYEQQMTQQKALEEDNQQLQSPTAPPTE; via the coding sequence ATGTCTAGATACGCTTGGTATACCAGAGTTACAGACACACTGCATCGTCTGACGGTACTGACGCTAGTCGGTGGTACATTATACATGTCCGGTGGCTTGGCTTACACTTTATACATGAATGGTAAGAAGTATGAGCAGCAAATGACCCAACAAAAGGCATTAGAGGAGGACAACCAACAGTTGCAAAGTCCTACTGCACCTCCCACGGAATAA
- the MSC1 gene encoding double-strand break repair enhancer MSC1 (similar to Saccharomyces cerevisiae MSC1 (YML128C); ancestral locus Anc_8.867): MKQFRLINAVSASFVLIGLVMANSDSVFDKWTQKDLADYLRDNKKSLEKYATDSIEDLKKEASQVWDKHAQPKPWWQVWSSDGGSSSNSGWFGNSASSDHPVSDWLFDTWSTDTLRNFLKKNGVDVDDPKASKDSLVKTAKENFNKISKSLKSSGYYPSSSYFDSWSTQDLQNWLNDNGIDYDQAVQNKNELIKKVKENIYQTSEKAEQQRLGLLESLDLAHQQILDTTGQIKDTVFDKWSSDQLTNWLESHKVKIDKDMAKKHDYLVRTAKDNCANLKDDIYWYLDYMKRESSPFLTKTPEYVGSVWDSSKNMFTSLYSKFRGKTGDVINDTFLVGLDSWPKDKLKMFLDARGVKYSMLSTENQLKELVKKSRNEKLQILPKDYQKYFDNSNWSLKDIKNWFADKKDDFQDSQVYSTIMQDFDKVSKNTNDAKDQISKTWSNTFQSWSQEDLSQYLKSFGVPVKQSSTKDDLINLAKQNTQWLFGTVQEPTYKRYLHNIQNWSKSILGFH; encoded by the coding sequence atgAAGCAGTTCAGGTTGATTAACGCGGTTTCCGCATCGTTCGTGCTTATTGGCTTAGTGATGGCTAATTCGGACTCAGTTTTTGACAAGTGGACTCAGAAGGACCTGGCCGATTACTTACGCGACAATAAGAAGAGCTTGGAGAAGTACGCGACGGACTCCATTGAGGACTTGAAGAAGGAGGCGTCGCAGGTATGGGACAAGCATGCGCAGCCAAAGCCATGGTGGCAGGTGTGGTCTAGCGACGGCGGTAGCAGCAGCAACTCTGGATGGTTCGGCAATTCTGCGTCTTCAGATCACCCAGTGTCCGACTGGCTGTTTGACACCTGGTCCACGGACACTCTCCGTAACTTTCTAAAGAAGAACGGTGTAGACGTGGACGACCCTAAAGCGTCTAAGGACTCATTGGTGAAGACAGCCAAGGAGAACTTCAACAAGATCTCCAAGTCGTTGAAGTCGTCAGGTTACTATCCTTCCAGTTCCTACTTTGACAGCTGGTCCACCCAAGACCTGCAGAACTGGCTGAACGACAATGGTATTGATTACGACCAGGCTGTTCAGAACAAGAACGAACTGATCAAGAAAGTCAAGGAAAACATTTACCAAACCTCGGAAAAGGCGGAACAGCAGCGCCTAGGCTTGCTTGAAAGTCTGGACCTCGCTCACCAGCAAATCTTGGACACCACGGGCCAAATCAAGGACACCGTCTTTGATAAATGGTCCAGTGATCAGTTGACCAATTGGCTGGAGAGCCACAAGGTGAAAATTGACAAGGACATGGCCAAGAAGCATGACTACTTGGTTAGAACCGCCAAAGACAACTGTGCGAACCTGAAGGATGATATCTACTGGTACTTGGACTATATGAAGAGAGAATCCTCTCCATTCCTGACCAAAACTCCAGAATATGTCGGTTCCGTTTGGGACTCTTCCAAGAACATGTTTACTAGTTTGTACTCCAAGTTCAGAGGCAAGACTGGCGATGTGATCAATGACACCTTCCTGGTTGGCCTCGACTCGTGGCCAAAAGATAAGTTAAAGATGTTTTTGGATGCTCGTGGTGTCAAGTACTCAATGTTGTCCACTGAAAATCAATTGAAAGAGTTGGTCAAGAAGTctagaaatgaaaaacttcagATATTACCAAAGGACTATCAAAAGTACTTTGACAACAGCAACTGGTCTTTGAAAGATATAAAGAATTGGTTTGCTGACAAGAAGGACGATTTCCAGGATTCTCAGGTCTACTCGACAATCATGCAAGACTTCGACAAGGTCTCCAAAAATACGAATGACGCAAAGGATCAAATCTCTAAAACCTGGTCAAACACTTTCCAGAGCTGGTCCCAAGAAGATCTGTCACAGTACTTGAAATCCTTTGGTGTTCCGGTAAAGCAATCCTCCACAAAGGATGACTTGATTAACTTGGCCAAGCAAAACACCCAATGGCTATTTGGAACTGTTCAAGAACCAACCTACAAGAGATATCTGCACAATATCCAAAATTGGTCAAAGAGTATACTGGGGTTCCATTAG
- the RSC9 gene encoding Rsc9p (similar to Saccharomyces cerevisiae RSC9 (YML127W); ancestral locus Anc_8.866) — MNSLTSNTSLNGTPVNEAPVASSEPVNMFETMVANPIKVSRLQSNGVLTGAAANTKSIHYSLANFNVFQLLPKETARGVDDLTRMEMALLSEIPEEIKWSLKKYLTYSNKAPYMISLRTLPDLLPLFKTFILPLERIVEGLNQSSICDSDAMDSLQMGLNALLILRNLAQDTDSVQVLVKDAEIKSFILFVLKKFQCVATGDNKWQLYEGNATFFNELTHYTLDLMEAISSYIAPAMKDDHYFQTLVSILNYTKDRYMVISILRSLSRLLVRSKANEESAADNLDHKTLSLIVSFLLVECDSELIIASLDFLYQYVLPGSQRITELFKSKECSLILEATLPNLLSYNIATPDYNSLQRHKIKLVKRLKPPAPKEPPNLSDELFQQLFKLNEPLRSTTWLRCCFEPVQEAEFTQISLWRSYESKFGQLVRESGRKLLPAVEFIKNVSNAFNNAAAIVITDPVTGKKRFVIKGIRPRFKPLSIVDGERESQVPISALKSKFLNDSEEITPARQNSIPDIKFPQELSDVSKVACTFLCLLSNDTNDGVGSAFCQRIRPLVLHKLADIPPLTLALSEYMGNTSGL; from the coding sequence ATGAACTCGTTGACCTCTAACACGTCGCTTAATGGCACTCCCGTGAACGAGGCGCCTGTCGCAAGCTCCGAGCCGGTGAACATGTTCGAGACGATGGTGGCCAATCCTATAAAAGTGTCTCGGTTGCAGTCCAATGGAGTTCTGACGGGGGCTGCGGCCAATACCAAGTCTATCCATTACTCGCTGGCGAACTTTAATGTGTTTCAATTGCTGCCCAAGGAAACAGCGCGAGGCGTAGACGATTTGACTAGAATGGAGATGGCTTTATTGAGTGAGATTCCGGAGGAAATCAAATGGTCCTTGAAAAAGTATCTTACGTACAGTAACAAGGCGCCGTACATGATCAGCTTGCGGACGTTACCGGACCTGTTGCCGCTTTTCAAGACGTTTATATTGCCCCTGGAGCGGATCGTGGAGGGGCTTAACCAGTCCTCTATATGCGATTCGGACGCGATGGACTCTTTGCAGATGGGCTTGAACGCCTTGCTGATCTTAAGAAATTTGGCCCAGGACACTGACTCCGTCCAGGTGCTGGTTAAAGATGCGGAAATCAAATCGTTCATTCTCTTCgtgttgaagaagtttcAGTGCGTCGCCACAGGAGACAACAAGTGGCAACTGTACGAAGGTAATGCGACTTTTTTCAACGAATTGACCCATTACACTCTGGACTTGATGGAAGCGATATCCTCGTATATTGCGCCTGCCATGAAGGACGACCATTATTTCCAAACGCTAGTGTCCATCCTGAACTACACTAAGGACAGATACATGGTTATTTCCATACTAAGGTCTCTTTCGAGGTTACTGGTTAGGTCCAAAGCTAATGAAGAGAGCGCGGCCGACAATTTGGACCACAAGACTTTGTCGTTAATCGTTTCCTTTTTACTGGTGGAGTGTGATAGTGAACTAATTATTGCATCGTTGGATTTCCTCTATCAATACGTCTTGCCCGGTTCTCAGAGAATCACAGAACTGTTCAAGAGTAAGGAATGCTCTTTGATACTGGAGGCCACGCTTCCCAACTTGCTATCGTACAATATTGCCACGCCAGACTATAACTCTTTGCAAAGGCACAAGATCAAGTTAGTGAAGCGTTTGAAGCCTCCCGCACCCAAAGAGCCACCCAATCTATCAGACGAACTGTTCCAACAGCTGTTCAAACTTAATGAGCCCCTGAGGTCGACCACCTGGTTGAGGTGTTGCTTTGAGCCCGTGCAAGAGGCAGAGTTTACACAAATATCACTTTGGAGATCATATGAATCCAAGTTCGGTCAGCTTGTCCGTGAATCCGGACGGAAACTGCTACCTGCTGTGGAGTTCATCAAAAACGTTTCCAATGCTTTCAACAACGCCGCCGCTATCGTGATTACCGACCCAGTGACGGGGAAGAAGAGATTTGTGATCAAGGGCATCCGGCCAAGATTCAAGCCCCTGAGCATTGTAGATGGCGAAAGAGAATCGCAAGTTCCCATCTCGGCATTAAAAtccaagtttttgaacGACTCTGAAGAAATTACACCTGCAAGACAAAATAGCATACCTGACATAAAGTTCCCCCAAGAGCTATCAGATGTCTCGAAAGTCGCATGTACATTCCTGTGTCTTTTGTCCAACGACACAAATGATGGCGTCGGCTCCGCATTTTGTCAGCGCATCAGACCGTTGGTTTTACACAAATTGGCAGATATTCCACCCTTAACATTGGCATTGTCAGAATACATGGGAAACACGTCGGGATTAtga
- the ERG13 gene encoding hydroxymethylglutaryl-CoA synthase (similar to Saccharomyces cerevisiae ERG13 (YML126C); ancestral locus Anc_8.864), whose protein sequence is MTELKKQKTTEQKARPQNVGIKGIQIYIPTQCVNQSELEKFDGVSQGKYTIGLGQTNMSFVNDREDIYSMSLTVLSKLIKSYNIDTNKIGRLEVGTETLIDKSKSVKSVLMQLFGENTDVEGIDTLNACYGGTNALFNSLNWIESNAWDGRDAIVVCGDIAIYDKGAARPTGGAGTVAMWIGPDAPIVFDSVRASYMEHAYDFYKPDFTSEYPYVDGHFSLTCYVKALDQVYKSYSKKAISKGLVSDPAGPDALNVLKYFDYNVFHVPTCKLVNKSYGRLLYNDFRANPQLFPEVNAELANRDYDESLTDKNIEKTFVNVAKPFHEERVAQSLIVPTNTGNMYTASVYAAFASLLNYVGSDDLQGKRVGLFSYGSGLAASLYSCKIVGDVQHIVKELDVTNKLAKRITETPEDYEAAIGLRENAHLKKDFKPQGSIEHLQSGVYYLTNIDDKFRRSYDVKK, encoded by the coding sequence ATGACTGaactaaaaaaacaaaagaccACTGAACAAAAAGCCAGACCTCAAAACGTCGGCATCAAGGGTATCCAAATCTACATCCCAACACAATGCGTCAACCAATCCGAGTTAGAGAAATTTGACGGCGTTTCCCAAGGTAAGTACACAATTGGTCTGGGCCAAACCAATATGTCCTTTGTCAACGACAGAGAAGACATCTACTCAATGTCCTTGACTGTTTTGTCCAAGTTGATCAAGAGTTACAATATCGACACCAACAAGATTGGTAGATTAGAAGTCGGTACGGAAACCCTAATTGACAAGTCCAAGTCTGTTAAGTCTGTCTTGATGCAATTGTTCGGCGAAAACACCGACGTCGAAGGTATTGATACTCTTAATGCCTGTTACGGTGGTACCAACGCATTgttcaattctttgaacTGGATCGAATCTAATGCCTGGGATGGTAGAGACGCCATCGTTGTTTGCGGTGATATTGCCATTTATGATAAAGGTGCCGCAAGACCAACTGGTGGTGCTGGTACTGTTGCCATGTGGATCGGCCCTGATGCTCCAATCGTATTTGATTCTGTGAGGGCTTCTTACATGGAACACGCTTACGATTTCTACAAGCCAGATTTCACCAGTGAATATCCTTACGTGGATGGTCATTTCTCATTGACCTGTTATGTCAAAGCTCTTGATCAAGTTTACAAGAGTTACTCCAAGAAGGCTATTTCCAAAGGGTTGGTTAGCGATCCCGCTGGTCCGGATGCTTTGAAcgttttgaaatatttcgACTACAACGTTTTCCACGTACCAACCTGTAAATTGGTAAACAAGTCATACGGTAGATTACTATATAACGATTTCAGGGCCAACCCTCAATTGTTCCCAGAAGTTAACGCCGAATTAGCTAACCGCGACTACGACGAGTCATTGACCGACAAGAACATTGAAAAGACTTTTGTTAATGTTGCTAAGCCATTCCACGAGGAAAGAGTCGCCCAATCTCTGATCGTTCCAACAAACACAGGTAACATGTACACCGCTTCTGTATACGCTGCCTTTGCATCTCTATTAAACTATGTTGGATCGGACGACTTGCAAGGCAAGCGTGTTGGTTTATTCTCCTACGGTTCTGGGTTGGCTGCATCTCTATATTCCTGTAAAATTGTTGGTGACGTCCAACACATTGTCAAGGAATTGGATGTCACTAACAAATTAGCCAAGAGAATCACTGAAACTCCAGAAGATTACGAGGCTGCCATCGGATTAAGAGAAAACGctcatttgaagaaggatTTCAAGCCTCAAGGTTCCATTGAACACCTACAATCTGGCGTATACTACTTGACCAACATCGATGACAAATTCAGAAGATCCTACGATGTTAAGAAATGA